The stretch of DNA GTCGAGCATGTCGATCCGCGCGCCGTCGACTTCACCGACCAGCTGCATCAGGTCCTTGTCGGAAGACACGATGGTGACGTTCCAGCCCTGGCTTTGTGCAGCGCGGGCGTAGGAGGCGATGAGATCGTCCGCTTCCAACCCCTCTTCCTCGATGCAGGGCAAGCTAAAGGCGCGGGTCGCGTCGCGGATCAGCGGGAACTGCGGCCGCAGGTCCTCTGGCGGTGGTGGCCGGTTGGCCTTGTACTCGGGGTAGATGTCATTGCGGAAACTGTAGGAGCCCTTGTCGAGGATCACCGCGAGGTGCGTGGGGCCATCGGCCTTGTCGAGGTCGTCGGCCAGCTTCCACAGCATCGTCGTGTAGCCATAGACCGCACCGACCGGTGTACCTTCGGGGTCCGTCAGCGGCGGCAGCCGGTGATAGGCGCGAAAGATATAGGCGGACCCGTCGACGAGGTAGAGATGCGGTTTGACAGCCATCCGGGCGGCTTAGCAGCGCCTTGCGCGCATGGGGAGCGCTTTTGGGGTCATGCTTCCATGATCGAAAATCCTGCGCGAAATCAGCTGTATGATGTGGGTGAGAACCAACAAAGGGGCGAAACTCCTTGCGATGCCACAATCTGGCCATTATTTAGCCACTGTGAGGCCCGATTCCGGGGCTCGCGTGGGCGAGCGGCCTTCAAGTCGCAAGCCCGCACCCTTACTCGCTGTTCAAGGAACTATCCTATGCGCAAGATCGCTCTCGTTGCTGCCGCTTCGGCTGCTGCCCTGGCTCTCGCCGCCTGCTCGGAAAAGACCGAAGACGCTGCTGAAGCCACCGCTGACAGCATGGCTGCCGACGCCGAAGCCAATGCCGACGCCGCTGGCGACGCCATGGAAGCTACCGGTGACGCCGTCGCCGAAACCGCTGAAGACGCCGCCGACCAGGTAGAAGAAGCTACCGATTCGATGACCGAAGAAGCGCCCGCCGAGTAATCGGACCTGCGCTTCGGACGGGTATCCGGTCCGGAACAAGAAAGGGNGGCACCGCATGGTGCCGCCCTTTTTCTTTAACGAGTGGAGCTTGTCGCCCTAGCGTGCGCCGTAGGAGGCGCTGGCCCAGTTGCGCTGGTTTTCCTCAGCATAACCATCGTGCAGCGCGCGGGCGATCTGCGCGATCCGTGCTTCGCGCTCGAGCCGGGTACCCTGGCCGGTGACGTAGATTGCCACGGCAACCGCGCGCCCATCGGCAGTCTCGAGGATACCGACATCGCTCGAGGTGTTGTTGAGCGAGCCGGTCTTGTGGCTCACCCGTACTTCGGCCGGCATCAGGGCCGGAATACGGCGCTTGCCGGTAATCGTGCGGCTCATCGCGCCAAGGAGTACGCGGCGGCTTTCATCGCTCAGGAACTTGCCCTGGTAGAGGCCCGTCAGCAGCTGGACCATCGCCTTGGGCGTGGCGCTGTCGCGCGTATCGATGTGGTTCGCGGGATTGAACTCGCCATCGTCGCGCACCAACGTGGCGATATCGCGGTCCAGGCTGAATTCGGTGATGCCCTGGCGGCGGACCCAGTCGTTGACCTTCGGGGGTCCCCCCACCACCCGCAGCAGCGCATCGGTGGCCGCGTTGTTCGAGCGGGTGATCATCATTTCGATCAGGTCGATCGCCGGGAAATGCTGGCCTTCGCTGACCGGGGCCCGAGCGCTCGAAAAGGGGGCGGACCGTTGCGGTACCAACAGCGGGAACTCGCTGGTCAGGCTCCAGCGGCCCTTTTCCACTCCTTCAAGGAAGGTCGCGGCAATGGCGATCTTGCTGGTGCTGGCCATCGGGAAGCGCTGGTCGCCCAGGACGCCTACATAACGGCCGGTCGAAAGATCGACCGCTGCCACGCCGATCCGGCCTCGGGAACCGTCGGCAATAGTGGCGATCCGCCGCTCCAGGTCGCTGTCGTAGCGTGCTTCGAAATTCTGAGGTGTGCGTACTTCCGTGCCGAGAGTACTGTCGAAAGTCTTCTCGAAAGACGGCGCGTCACCCTGCGCGACTGCGGGCGCTGCCAGCATCATTGCGCCCGCTGCCAGAACCGTCCTGAGAAATCCTGTCCGCATTCGACCTCGGTATCACTGCTATGGTTGCCTTTTGTTTAATATAGGCAGGGAATCGCTGGCAAGCAGGAACGCGATGAAAAGTGTTCCGTTCGAGACAGGCTCTTATCTGAGCGGGTAATTTCCGGAAACAAAGATGCGCGCTCCTTGCGATCGAGGGCGTGAGATCGGTTCTTGAGTGAAACCGATTTTGCCTGCAAGCATGGGGTATGGGAGAGTCGGATAGCGGGACTGCGCTGGAGCGCGGGCTTGAACGGGCGTTGGCGCGGGCCGGATTGCCTGCACCTGAAAGACTGACCCGCCTGACGGGCGGGGCAACCATGGAGAGCTGGCGATTTGCCAGCGGCGGTGAGGACTTCGTGCTCCGCCGCGCGCCCTCCGCCGCGATGATGGAAGGCCGCGCAATCGGTCACGACATAGAGGCTGCAGCGATCCGCATGGTCCATGCGGTGGGCGTTTTGGCCCCTGAGATCGTAGTCGAACTGGAAGAAACGGACGGCCTCGGCACCGGCTTCGTCATGCGGGCGCTGCCGGGGACACCCGATCCGCGGACGATCCTGGCCGACAATGCCGGCGATGCCGAGGGCAAGGGGCTCGCCGATCAGTTGGCGCGAGAGCTTGCCGGAATCCATGGCGTCGATCACGCGGCGCTCCCGCCAGGCCTTCCGACACTCGACCCTGAAGCAGGGGTTGCCGGCTTGCGCGCCCAATTCGAAGAGGCGGGCGGCGATCGCCCGGTCGTCGCGCTGGCCCTGCGCTGGCTGGAGGACAACCTGCCCGCACCGGCGGAGCCCGCGTTGATCCATGGCGACTATCGCCTGGGCAATGTGCTGGTGGCGGGCAACGACCTCACCGGCGTGCTCGATTGGGAACTTGCCCACCTCGGCGATCCGCACGAGGATCTTGCCTATGCCTGCATGACGGTGTGGCGGTTCGCCCGGATCGATCGTCCTGCGGCGGGTCTCGCCAGCCTCGACGATTGGTTCGCGGCTTACGAAGCGGCCGGCGGCAGGACGGTCGATCGTACCCGCTTCCACTGGTGGCTGGTCTATCGCACCTGTTGGTGGGCGCTCGGTTGCTGGCGCATGGGGCGTACCTGGCGCGAAGGCGCGGATCGCACGGTCGAGCGCGCGATCATCTCGCGCCGGACCAGCGAACAGGAACTCGATCTGTTGCTGCTGCTGGAAGGGGAGGCGCCGCGCGCCGAACGTGACCGACCCTTGCCGCCATCGGCATCGCTACCGCCGCCGACGGGCGAAGCAACCGCCGGGGAACTCGCAACCGCGATTTCCGAATGGCTCGCCACGGTCAAGGACCGGATGGAAGGCCACGACCGCTTCCAGCATGCGGTGGCCCGCAACGCCTTGGGCATCATTGCTCGCGACTTTGCCGCGAAGGTCGATCCGGCGGATGCGAAACTCGCAAGGTCGCTGATCGCCGGCACGCGCACGCTGGCCGAACCCGGCCTGCTCGCACAGTTACGCCGAACCGCGCTCGACAAGCTGGCGGTCGACATGCCCAAATACCCCGCGCTTGACGTCGCCCGGCGCCAATGGACAGGAGAGGACTGATGGATTTCACCGTGCCGCAGGAGCTGGAGGACTACTACGCCGAACTCGAGCGCTTCATCGAGGCCGAGATCGAGCCGCTCGTCGCGAAGGACGACAATATCCGGTTCTTCGACCATCGCCGCGAATGGGCGCGGACCGATTTCGAGAACGGCGGCCTGCCGCGGCACGAATGGGAAGACCTGCTGCGCGAAAGCCGCAAGCTGGCCGACGCCGCGGGCCACTGGCGTTTCTCGGCACCGAAGAAATACGGTGGCAAGGATGGCTCCAACCTGTGGATGGCGGTGATCCGCGACCGTTTCGCTGCGCGCGGGCTGGGCCTGCACAACGATCTGCAGAACGAGCATTCGATCGTCGGTAATTTCCCCTTCGTCGCCATGTTCGAGACCTTCGGGACCGAGGAGCAGAAGCAGGAGTTCATCCTCGGCGGGTTCGAAGGTACGCGTCGGGTGGCGTTCGGCCTTACCGAACCGCACCATGGCTCCGACGCGACCCACATGGAAACCAAGGCGGTGCGTGAGACCCGGGACGGGGTCGACGGCTGGCGCATCGACGGCGAGAAGATGTGGATTACCGGCATGCATGTCGCCACGCATTGCGCCATGTTCGCCCGCACCAGCGGCAAGGATGGCGATGCCAGCGGGATCACCTGTTTCCTCGTGCCCAATCCCACACCGGGGCTGGAGATCGAGGAATGGATGTGGACCTTCAACATGCCGACCGATCACCCGCGCCTGTCGGTCAACAATGTCTGGGTACCCGATAGCGCGATCCTGGGCGTCGAAGGCCGTGGCCTGGCCCTGGCGCAGAGCTTCGTCCACCAGAACCGTATCCGCCAGGCGGCTTCGTCGCTCGGCGCGGCGAGCTATTGTGTCGAGGAGAGCGTAAGATACGCCCGCGAACGCAAGCCGTTCGGCGAGGAACTGGCGCGGAACCAGGCGATCCAGTTCCCGCTGGTGGAGCTGGCAACGCAGTGCGAGATGCTGCGCCTGCTGATCTACAAGACGGCCTGGGAAATGGACAACATGCCGCATGAGATGATCGAGAAGACCATCTCGGACAAGGTCAGCATGTGCAACTACTGGGCGAACCGGCTGGTATGCCAGGCGGCCGATCGGGCGATGCAGGTCCATGGCGGGATCGGCTATTCGCGCCACAAGCCGTTCGAGCATATCTATCGCCACCACCGCCGCTATCGCATCACCGAAGGGGCGGAGGAGA from Erythrobacter mangrovi encodes:
- a CDS encoding phosphotransferase, whose amino-acid sequence is MGESDSGTALERGLERALARAGLPAPERLTRLTGGATMESWRFASGGEDFVLRRAPSAAMMEGRAIGHDIEAAAIRMVHAVGVLAPEIVVELEETDGLGTGFVMRALPGTPDPRTILADNAGDAEGKGLADQLARELAGIHGVDHAALPPGLPTLDPEAGVAGLRAQFEEAGGDRPVVALALRWLEDNLPAPAEPALIHGDYRLGNVLVAGNDLTGVLDWELAHLGDPHEDLAYACMTVWRFARIDRPAAGLASLDDWFAAYEAAGGRTVDRTRFHWWLVYRTCWWALGCWRMGRTWREGADRTVERAIISRRTSEQELDLLLLLEGEAPRAERDRPLPPSASLPPPTGEATAGELATAISEWLATVKDRMEGHDRFQHAVARNALGIIARDFAAKVDPADAKLARSLIAGTRTLAEPGLLAQLRRTALDKLAVDMPKYPALDVARRQWTGED
- a CDS encoding acyl-CoA dehydrogenase family protein; this encodes MDFTVPQELEDYYAELERFIEAEIEPLVAKDDNIRFFDHRREWARTDFENGGLPRHEWEDLLRESRKLADAAGHWRFSAPKKYGGKDGSNLWMAVIRDRFAARGLGLHNDLQNEHSIVGNFPFVAMFETFGTEEQKQEFILGGFEGTRRVAFGLTEPHHGSDATHMETKAVRETRDGVDGWRIDGEKMWITGMHVATHCAMFARTSGKDGDASGITCFLVPNPTPGLEIEEWMWTFNMPTDHPRLSVNNVWVPDSAILGVEGRGLALAQSFVHQNRIRQAASSLGAASYCVEESVRYARERKPFGEELARNQAIQFPLVELATQCEMLRLLIYKTAWEMDNMPHEMIEKTISDKVSMCNYWANRLVCQAADRAMQVHGGIGYSRHKPFEHIYRHHRRYRITEGAEEIQMRKVGAYLFGYLGPKRGKYG
- a CDS encoding serine hydrolase, with translation MMLAAPAVAQGDAPSFEKTFDSTLGTEVRTPQNFEARYDSDLERRIATIADGSRGRIGVAAVDLSTGRYVGVLGDQRFPMASTSKIAIAATFLEGVEKGRWSLTSEFPLLVPQRSAPFSSARAPVSEGQHFPAIDLIEMMITRSNNAATDALLRVVGGPPKVNDWVRRQGITEFSLDRDIATLVRDDGEFNPANHIDTRDSATPKAMVQLLTGLYQGKFLSDESRRVLLGAMSRTITGKRRIPALMPAEVRVSHKTGSLNNTSSDVGILETADGRAVAVAIYVTGQGTRLEREARIAQIARALHDGYAEENQRNWASASYGAR